Proteins from one Clostridium cellulovorans 743B genomic window:
- a CDS encoding lichenicidin alpha family lanthipeptide has product MKNYEELFNEVNENASLQAELNGGSIATTIVCTIAQSLLGCVGSYVLGNKGYGCTVTNECMSNCR; this is encoded by the coding sequence ATGAAGAATTATGAAGAATTATTTAATGAAGTTAATGAAAATGCTTCATTACAAGCAGAATTAAACGGTGGTAGTATTGCAACTACTATAGTTTGCACAATTGCACAATCTCTTTTAGGTTGTGTTGGTAGCTATGTTCTTGGAAACAAGGGATATGGTTGTACAGTTACAAATGAATGTATGAGTAACTGTAGATAA
- a CDS encoding class II lanthipeptide, LchA2/BrtA2 family, with translation MQNYESKAGFISEMELDELVSNKTVGGATTVPCAIAIIGITLSAGICPTSACSKDCPWNN, from the coding sequence ATGCAAAATTATGAAAGCAAAGCAGGATTTATTTCTGAAATGGAACTAGATGAATTAGTTTCAAACAAAACTGTTGGTGGTGCTACTACTGTACCTTGTGCAATTGCTATTATTGGAATTACACTTTCAGCTGGTATCTGCCCAACTTCAGCATGCTCAAAAGATTGTCCATGGAATAACTAA
- a CDS encoding type 2 lanthipeptide synthetase LanM family protein, giving the protein MEKLFGNYIKKSFEIKEINKIVHRTKEYFGEFSRYYLYIFYYEFDNAIIRKYGDLFDQFNSIIQQQLDIFFKDIFYISIRVLIVEMNIMKDENKLVGANSQERYLYYSELLTKEEYIDYLISKYPVLNRILLEKCKNQIRLINECLSNYIQDFEPMCETFEISAQSKIKQIIVTSGDSHNGGKKVILLELSENKILYKPHDFSSEKIFNEILESINKEQCIKYKLKTIKNITRDNYAWQDYIKAIGCTKIQEVEEYYYKIGAYLAVLYSLGCEDIHKENIIASGNNPYLIDMETLSNCQAPLINDKATMLEHFFYENSQSVFGTMLLPTNSAVSIFDYDIGGISGDDNIETSKWEAFDIKNQGTDNLQFVKESKFITGGCDNIVKLNGEATRARDYYKNIIEGFSDCYKIFIKTPNKVVDILKESEVIIRQVLRPTAVYSKFLEASTYPTYLTNEESFRGLFAKLDNLEEVKEKKKAQIEIDSLYEFDIPYFYSDLNTTNIYSVKGKVDNYINYSVMDAISGKARKFSEKDLKVQIYYINLALSTQPNTSEMIYKYNLFSKSQNLKNITINHIAKQIGDVIEEKLIWDYRKQSCFFMIDTVVKEKRKYCSMDSSLYGSGGVILYYLSLYKATCDLKYKHIVEGLINGHIGLHSKKSLEEGIGLFSGLTSLAYIYYQCYRVLGKKQYLEDVLEVLKEIEENLHMWDELDLSTGLSGVIIFLSELYKTENNEQYLLIANGLADKLYKLVLKANFNMLTGLAHGYAGVAWALYSIGHIVNNEDYINCAMKCIEEENMYYDSEKNNWKDKRNGSSESFYWCYGAFGIGIARLKMYEIAHNDILLKDIEKCRYIYINYNLINSKYNHSLCHGLTGNLSAIKMFSDFYKNDNKLKKKYKEMLDILLNDVVNGKVIWGDKELIEDYSFMIGLSGIGYELLRHEATNSVNILALEV; this is encoded by the coding sequence ATGGAAAAGTTGTTTGGAAACTACATTAAAAAATCTTTTGAAATTAAGGAAATAAATAAAATTGTTCATAGGACTAAAGAATATTTTGGAGAGTTTTCTAGATATTATTTATATATTTTTTATTACGAATTTGACAATGCAATAATCAGAAAATATGGTGATTTATTTGATCAATTTAATAGCATAATTCAACAACAATTAGATATATTTTTCAAGGATATATTTTATATAAGCATAAGAGTGTTAATTGTTGAAATGAATATTATGAAAGATGAAAATAAGCTAGTTGGTGCAAATAGCCAAGAAAGATACTTGTATTATTCGGAACTTTTAACAAAAGAAGAATACATTGATTACCTAATAAGCAAGTATCCGGTTTTAAATAGAATTTTATTGGAAAAGTGTAAAAATCAAATTAGACTAATTAATGAATGTTTAAGTAATTATATACAAGATTTTGAACCGATGTGTGAAACTTTTGAAATTTCAGCTCAAAGTAAAATTAAGCAAATAATTGTTACATCGGGGGACTCACATAATGGAGGTAAGAAGGTTATCTTATTAGAACTTTCAGAAAACAAAATATTATATAAGCCTCATGATTTTTCATCAGAAAAAATATTTAATGAAATACTAGAATCCATAAATAAAGAACAGTGCATAAAGTATAAGTTAAAGACTATTAAGAATATTACTAGGGATAATTATGCATGGCAGGATTATATCAAAGCAATTGGATGTACGAAGATTCAAGAGGTGGAGGAATATTACTACAAGATTGGAGCATATTTGGCGGTATTGTATTCTTTGGGATGCGAGGATATTCACAAGGAAAATATTATAGCTTCTGGTAACAATCCATATCTAATTGATATGGAGACACTATCAAATTGTCAGGCACCTTTAATAAATGATAAAGCTACAATGCTAGAGCACTTTTTTTATGAGAATAGCCAATCAGTCTTCGGAACAATGCTTTTACCTACTAATTCAGCAGTGTCTATATTTGATTATGACATTGGAGGAATCTCTGGAGATGATAACATTGAAACATCAAAATGGGAAGCTTTTGATATAAAAAATCAAGGAACTGATAATTTACAATTTGTTAAGGAATCTAAGTTTATAACTGGTGGATGTGATAACATAGTAAAACTTAATGGTGAGGCTACTCGTGCTAGAGATTATTACAAGAATATTATAGAAGGATTTTCTGATTGTTATAAAATATTTATAAAAACTCCAAATAAAGTTGTAGATATATTAAAAGAGAGTGAAGTTATAATACGACAGGTTTTAAGACCAACAGCAGTTTATAGTAAATTTTTAGAAGCTTCTACTTATCCAACTTATCTAACAAATGAAGAATCTTTTAGAGGTCTCTTTGCAAAGTTAGATAATTTGGAAGAGGTAAAAGAAAAGAAAAAAGCACAAATTGAAATAGATAGTTTATATGAGTTTGATATACCATATTTTTATTCCGATTTAAATACAACTAACATTTATTCAGTCAAAGGAAAAGTTGATAATTACATAAATTATTCTGTTATGGATGCTATAAGCGGAAAGGCTAGGAAGTTTTCGGAAAAGGATTTAAAGGTGCAAATATATTATATTAACCTTGCACTATCAACCCAACCTAACACATCTGAGATGATTTATAAATATAATTTATTCAGTAAATCACAAAATTTAAAGAATATTACAATTAATCATATTGCTAAACAGATAGGAGATGTAATTGAAGAAAAACTAATTTGGGATTATAGAAAACAAAGTTGCTTTTTTATGATTGATACGGTAGTAAAAGAAAAGAGAAAATACTGTAGCATGGATTCTAGTTTGTATGGTTCGGGTGGAGTAATTCTGTACTATCTATCGCTATACAAAGCTACTTGTGATTTGAAGTATAAACATATAGTCGAAGGATTAATTAATGGACATATAGGGTTACATTCAAAAAAATCCTTAGAGGAGGGGATAGGATTATTTTCAGGGTTAACTTCATTAGCATATATATACTATCAATGTTATAGGGTTTTAGGAAAGAAACAGTATTTAGAAGATGTCTTAGAAGTTCTAAAGGAAATAGAAGAAAATTTACATATGTGGGATGAGCTAGATTTATCAACAGGGTTATCAGGTGTTATCATATTTCTATCAGAACTTTATAAAACAGAAAATAATGAACAGTATCTATTAATTGCAAATGGCTTAGCTGATAAATTATATAAATTAGTGTTGAAAGCTAATTTTAATATGTTAACAGGATTAGCACATGGATATGCAGGAGTTGCTTGGGCTTTATATAGTATAGGGCATATAGTTAATAATGAGGATTATATTAATTGCGCTATGAAATGCATTGAAGAGGAAAATATGTATTATGATTCAGAAAAAAACAACTGGAAAGATAAAAGAAATGGTAGTTCAGAAAGCTTCTATTGGTGTTATGGTGCTTTTGGGATAGGTATCGCAAGATTAAAGATGTATGAAATAGCTCATAATGATATTTTATTAAAGGATATTGAAAAATGCAGATATATATATATTAATTATAATTTAATTAATAGTAAGTATAATCATTCTTTATGCCATGGGCTTACAGGAAACTTATCAGCAATAAAGATGTTTAGTGATTTTTATAAGAATGACAATAAGTTAAAAAAGAAATATAAGGAAATGTTGGATATATTATTAAATGATGTTGTAAATGGCAAAGTTATATGGGGTGATAAGGAGCTCATAGAAGATTATTCATTTATGATTGGTTTATCGGGTATTGGGTATGAGTTATTAAGGCACGAAGCTACAAACTCTGTAAATATTTTAGCATTAGAAGTGTAA
- a CDS encoding peptidase domain-containing ABC transporter: MIKRSGIRIIKQLTETECGLCCCAMILRYYGSKESIRELQDYMDVGRDGISMFQIKHFLNEKGVSAKVYEVNEIDKLVHIDKPFICYWNQKHFVIVEKIKNNMFYIADPADGKVVLNREEFSKKFSKTILVSDVTEAFKPTKNRNYNPWITILQYLKENKILILEILILLGITYGITLEIPNIVQKIIDRTGTETNSSFLNIFLLMLGACIIAFFVSYLFKGIKIIALNVFLGRKLEANTYRHLLQLPYKFFETRSTGDLLYRIQGTTSIKQMLSTQIVGGVIDIGSVIAIIFYMQQKSVLLTICAFALFMINIIVILVIQPKLTQAINGEIVEQSKSQTAQIESLYSIISIKISAMEDLIYKNWSNIYESVVEMFQKRMLISNAYSAIMAVLQNFSPILILCLGINEYYKGNITIGEVIAFQAISSTFFNLGMSIVNVYPQFISASQYLDRIADIWNREAELEDENAIVREINGDIELEDVCFSYSKNSKNVLENISMNIKRGTKVAIVGASGSGKSSLSKILVGLYKPTKGTIRFDGIPIEKYDRKAICRQMGIVPQDAMLFNKSIYENIVMGNFNITLEQVEEITKIACIHDEIKAMPMGYHTIISEMGMNLSGGQRQRILLARSMLSNPKILVLDEATSSLDNINERKISNYLSGIGCTRIIIAHRLSTIVDADVIFIMKNGQIAEYGKHEELISKNGEYKKLYYIGRDIDNLNVV; encoded by the coding sequence ATGATCAAGAGAAGCGGTATACGAATAATTAAACAATTAACAGAAACAGAATGTGGCTTATGTTGTTGTGCCATGATATTGAGATATTACGGAAGTAAGGAATCAATAAGAGAGTTACAAGATTATATGGATGTCGGCAGAGATGGGATATCTATGTTTCAGATTAAGCATTTCTTAAATGAAAAAGGTGTTTCTGCCAAAGTATATGAAGTCAATGAGATTGATAAGTTAGTTCATATAGATAAACCATTTATATGTTATTGGAATCAAAAGCATTTCGTTATTGTAGAAAAAATAAAAAATAATATGTTTTATATAGCAGATCCAGCAGATGGGAAAGTAGTTCTTAATAGAGAAGAATTTTCTAAAAAATTTTCAAAAACCATTTTAGTAAGTGATGTTACGGAAGCATTTAAACCTACGAAAAATAGAAATTACAATCCGTGGATAACTATTTTACAGTATCTTAAAGAAAATAAAATATTAATTCTTGAGATTTTGATATTGCTTGGAATAACTTATGGAATAACGTTGGAAATTCCTAATATTGTACAAAAAATAATTGATAGGACAGGGACGGAAACTAATTCATCATTCTTGAATATTTTTCTTTTGATGCTAGGAGCATGTATAATTGCATTTTTCGTGAGTTACTTATTTAAAGGAATAAAAATAATAGCCTTAAATGTGTTTTTAGGAAGAAAACTTGAAGCAAATACGTATAGACATCTCTTACAACTTCCATATAAGTTTTTTGAAACTAGATCAACTGGTGACTTGTTATATCGTATTCAAGGTACCACCAGTATTAAACAGATGTTGTCTACTCAGATTGTTGGAGGCGTAATTGATATTGGATCTGTTATTGCAATAATTTTTTATATGCAACAGAAGTCAGTGTTGCTTACAATTTGTGCTTTTGCCTTGTTCATGATAAATATTATAGTGATTTTAGTTATTCAACCTAAACTTACACAAGCTATTAATGGAGAGATTGTTGAACAGTCCAAATCTCAAACAGCTCAAATAGAATCATTATATTCAATTATTTCAATAAAGATTTCAGCTATGGAAGATTTGATCTATAAGAATTGGAGCAACATTTATGAGAGTGTTGTTGAAATGTTTCAAAAGAGGATGCTAATTTCAAATGCATATAGTGCTATTATGGCTGTACTTCAAAACTTTTCACCGATTTTAATATTGTGTTTAGGAATTAATGAGTATTATAAGGGAAACATTACCATAGGCGAAGTAATTGCGTTTCAAGCTATTTCTTCAACATTTTTTAATTTGGGAATGTCAATAGTAAATGTATACCCTCAATTTATTTCTGCATCACAATATTTAGATAGGATAGCAGATATTTGGAACAGGGAAGCTGAATTAGAGGATGAAAATGCAATTGTTAGAGAAATAAATGGTGATATAGAGTTAGAGGATGTATGTTTTTCATATTCAAAAAACTCAAAAAATGTACTTGAAAATATTTCAATGAATATTAAAAGAGGAACTAAAGTTGCAATTGTGGGGGCTTCTGGATCAGGAAAAAGTTCACTAAGTAAAATTTTAGTTGGGTTGTACAAGCCTACAAAAGGGACAATAAGATTTGATGGAATTCCTATTGAAAAATATGATAGGAAAGCTATCTGTAGGCAAATGGGAATCGTACCTCAGGATGCTATGTTATTTAATAAAAGTATATATGAAAATATAGTAATGGGAAATTTCAATATAACATTAGAACAGGTAGAAGAAATTACAAAGATTGCATGCATACATGATGAAATCAAAGCAATGCCCATGGGATACCATACAATAATATCTGAAATGGGTATGAATTTATCAGGAGGACAGAGACAGAGAATTTTATTAGCAAGATCAATGCTCTCGAATCCAAAGATTTTGGTGTTAGATGAAGCAACTAGTAGCTTAGATAATATTAATGAGAGAAAAATATCAAATTATTTATCTGGTATTGGATGCACAAGAATTATTATTGCGCATAGGTTGTCTACTATAGTTGATGCAGATGTTATATTCATAATGAAAAATGGACAAATTGCAGAATATGGTAAGCATGAAGAGTTGATAAGTAAGAATGGTGAATATAAAAAATTATATTATATCGGTAGAGATATAGATAATTTGAATGTTGTATAA
- a CDS encoding type 2 lanthipeptide synthetase LanM family protein: MEDMISYYEKCWMKLYPEMKSIEELNTYLKKVFGKSLKEKLQNERVEKVSVKEYNRNLKMFLDDNMLENMRFSRFYGPIMVEYIENLPKYIEKTMIVKNIKLFMESMILQLSDLMCSIAFRTMVFEINNAKNKNLLKGESPEERYKYFNNELLDDYQYRKSLYSEYCFLVETLDECAKNFVKYIEEILVNTSKNMCRIQSDVNSNIELGKLINIEFALGDTHCRGKSVAKLIFENTIIYYKPRNSIIDNKFQSVLNLINEKGILSGRKYRVMNIHGTSECGWFENIKYEECRSIDNVHDYYLKIGGLIGILYFFNATDFHHENIIACAENPMLIDLESIFSVEMKSKVFDENSAYNNAIEYLKSSVQSIGILPNKLHIGDLDDKYETGGIVYKEKQVAPIKSLKVVNDASDGIRTELVNSIIEGNLNAPKYNGNIINPKEYVEDIKEGFRLVYKWILGNKKEFIEFVETSFSETKIRIILKPTFMYAQINSIAKHPNFMSSEDENELINARIGIYADNIDIIKSEIRSLKRYEIPYFSALFNEEKLFDEDENVLESRLIISPQLLFRNKVCKATEIDLNNQIDFISISFLSKNPEELRTGIHYVEDAVEIINTDSYLNVAKEIGDYLYSIAIIGENQHGKSDATWIGSAVSKIDVNDWTYSVSDLDLYNGNSGIALFLLNLWKVTKDKKYLDLAIQAAELIISIIKNKTFNHSTLIGGFNGIGSYIYIISKLVVNTNDEYFYSTLIESIDLLEERIEAASEMDLVAGASGMLAVLLNVYSEIDDKLIKEKVKPLLYMLFYKIQENVKSGGKLIRYSGFGHGIAGCIPYLYKLYLIDENREVYQLFSELLSYERDHFYSKEEKDWVMSDDEVNYSKAWCHGAPGILLEKIILKELGYEDEYLDQEIKVALNNIKKKCIGNNIVYCHGDIGNLDIIQYAAKISKDEKMIKECSNTYDKLFQLHIKNNWNSEASAYSKCKGIMVGVSGIGLSLLRMINKYDIDDFLWLS; encoded by the coding sequence ATGGAAGATATGATAAGTTATTACGAAAAATGCTGGATGAAATTATATCCAGAAATGAAGAGTATAGAAGAGTTAAATACATATCTGAAAAAAGTATTTGGAAAGAGTCTTAAAGAAAAGTTGCAAAATGAAAGAGTAGAAAAAGTATCCGTAAAAGAGTACAACAGAAATTTAAAAATGTTTTTAGATGACAACATGCTAGAGAACATGAGATTTAGTAGGTTTTATGGACCAATTATGGTCGAATATATAGAGAATTTACCTAAATATATTGAAAAAACGATGATAGTGAAAAATATTAAACTGTTTATGGAAAGTATGATTCTTCAGCTATCTGACTTAATGTGTAGTATAGCTTTTCGTACAATGGTTTTTGAAATAAATAATGCGAAAAATAAAAATCTACTTAAAGGAGAGAGTCCTGAAGAGAGATATAAATATTTTAATAATGAATTGTTGGATGACTATCAATACCGAAAAAGTTTATATAGTGAGTATTGTTTTCTAGTTGAAACTTTAGATGAGTGTGCCAAAAATTTTGTGAAATACATTGAAGAAATACTTGTAAACACAAGTAAAAATATGTGTAGAATTCAAAGTGACGTTAATTCAAATATTGAATTAGGTAAACTCATAAATATTGAATTTGCTTTGGGAGATACTCATTGTAGAGGAAAAAGTGTAGCAAAACTGATTTTTGAAAATACAATAATTTATTATAAGCCTAGAAATAGTATAATTGATAACAAATTCCAATCAGTGCTTAATTTAATAAACGAAAAAGGTATACTTTCTGGTAGGAAATACAGAGTTATGAATATTCATGGAACAAGTGAATGTGGTTGGTTTGAAAATATTAAGTATGAAGAATGTAGAAGTATAGATAATGTTCATGATTATTATTTAAAGATAGGCGGCTTAATTGGCATTTTGTATTTCTTTAATGCAACAGATTTTCATCATGAAAATATTATAGCTTGTGCTGAAAATCCTATGTTAATAGATTTAGAATCAATATTTAGTGTAGAGATGAAAAGTAAAGTTTTTGATGAAAATAGTGCTTATAATAATGCAATTGAATATTTAAAATCAAGTGTACAATCGATTGGAATATTACCTAATAAGTTACATATTGGTGATTTAGATGACAAGTATGAAACAGGAGGTATTGTTTATAAAGAAAAACAAGTTGCACCAATAAAATCTTTAAAAGTTGTTAATGATGCATCTGATGGTATCCGTACGGAACTAGTAAATTCTATTATTGAAGGAAATCTTAATGCACCTAAATATAATGGCAATATTATAAACCCTAAAGAGTATGTTGAAGATATTAAGGAGGGATTTAGGTTAGTTTATAAATGGATTCTAGGCAACAAGAAAGAATTTATTGAATTTGTTGAAACGTCATTTAGTGAAACAAAAATAAGGATTATATTGAAGCCCACATTTATGTATGCACAAATAAATTCAATAGCAAAACATCCTAATTTTATGAGTAGCGAAGATGAGAATGAACTTATAAATGCAAGAATAGGTATATACGCAGATAATATCGATATTATTAAATCAGAAATAAGATCTTTAAAAAGATATGAGATACCTTATTTTTCAGCGTTATTTAACGAAGAAAAATTATTTGATGAAGATGAAAATGTATTAGAATCAAGATTAATTATTAGTCCCCAACTTTTATTTAGAAACAAAGTATGTAAAGCTACTGAAATAGATTTGAATAATCAAATAGATTTTATAAGTATTTCATTTTTAAGTAAAAATCCAGAAGAGCTTAGAACTGGAATTCATTATGTTGAAGATGCAGTTGAAATCATCAATACTGACAGTTATCTAAATGTTGCAAAAGAAATTGGTGATTATTTATATAGCATAGCAATTATCGGTGAAAATCAGCATGGCAAAAGTGATGCAACATGGATTGGAAGTGCTGTTTCAAAAATAGATGTTAATGATTGGACTTATAGTGTTTCAGATTTAGATTTATATAATGGAAATAGTGGTATAGCATTATTTCTATTAAATTTATGGAAAGTTACAAAGGATAAAAAATATCTTGATTTAGCAATACAGGCAGCAGAACTTATTATAAGCATAATTAAAAATAAGACATTTAATCATTCTACTCTTATAGGAGGGTTTAATGGTATCGGCTCTTATATTTACATAATTAGTAAATTAGTGGTGAATACCAATGATGAATATTTTTATAGTACGTTAATAGAATCTATTGACTTATTAGAAGAAAGAATTGAAGCCGCTTCAGAAATGGATTTAGTGGCTGGAGCAAGTGGAATGCTTGCAGTTTTATTGAATGTATATAGTGAAATTGATGATAAATTAATTAAAGAAAAAGTAAAACCACTTCTATATATGTTATTTTACAAGATCCAAGAGAATGTCAAAAGCGGTGGGAAACTAATTAGATATTCTGGTTTTGGACATGGAATTGCAGGGTGTATTCCATACTTGTACAAGTTGTATTTAATAGATGAAAATAGAGAAGTCTATCAGTTATTTAGTGAGTTATTGTCATATGAACGCGATCATTTCTATAGTAAGGAAGAAAAGGATTGGGTTATGTCTGATGATGAGGTCAATTATTCAAAAGCATGGTGTCATGGTGCACCAGGAATATTACTCGAAAAGATTATTCTAAAGGAATTAGGTTACGAGGATGAGTATTTGGATCAAGAGATCAAAGTGGCTTTAAATAATATTAAGAAAAAATGTATTGGTAATAATATAGTGTATTGTCATGGAGATATAGGAAACTTAGATATTATACAATATGCAGCAAAGATCAGCAAAGATGAAAAAATGATTAAGGAATGTAGTAACACATATGATAAGTTATTTCAACTACATATAAAAAATAACTGGAATAGTGAAGCGTCTGCATATAGTAAGTGTAAAGGGATAATGGTTGGAGTATCTGGTATTGGGCTATCATTACTGAGGATGATAAATAAGTATGATATAGATGATTTTCTTTGGCTAAGTTAA